One Nocardia iowensis DNA window includes the following coding sequences:
- a CDS encoding RNHCP domain-containing protein yields the protein MPRRKPAARRPQRAKDVLHGRAGESGDAFRCVGCRMDVPTSAPGTAHRNHCPHCLASRHVDRRVPGDRAETCRGRMVAVSMSARDDGEWLLVHQCLACGSVKANRIAGDDNALALMRIALRPLADPRIGRRALLSL from the coding sequence ATGCCACGGAGAAAACCGGCGGCGCGCCGCCCCCAGCGCGCCAAGGACGTATTGCACGGGCGCGCAGGCGAATCCGGCGACGCATTCCGCTGCGTCGGATGCCGGATGGACGTGCCGACCAGCGCACCGGGCACCGCCCACCGCAACCATTGCCCGCACTGTCTGGCCAGCCGCCACGTGGACCGACGCGTCCCCGGCGACCGGGCCGAAACGTGTCGTGGACGGATGGTCGCGGTGAGCATGTCCGCACGCGACGACGGCGAATGGCTACTGGTGCATCAATGCCTCGCGTGTGGATCGGTGAAGGCGAACCGCATCGCAGGCGACGACAACGCACTTGCCCTGATGCGGATCGCGTTGCGCCCGTTGGCCGATCCGCGCATCGGTCGGCGCGCGCTGCTTTCGTTGTGA
- a CDS encoding RNHCP domain-containing protein, translating into MSDNTSPHGPSASLRTDTFTCVRCGLVVATLAPDNSWRNHCPSCLNSRHTHDHVEGGTSDCRARMAPLSIAVLRTGEWAVVHRCTRCQELALHPLCGDDNQLILMRMAVRPLAEPPFPLEVFGDL; encoded by the coding sequence AACACCTCTCCACACGGTCCCAGCGCTTCGCTGCGTACCGACACCTTCACCTGCGTCCGCTGCGGCCTCGTCGTCGCGACGCTCGCGCCCGACAACAGCTGGCGCAACCACTGCCCGAGCTGCCTGAACTCGCGGCACACCCACGACCATGTCGAGGGTGGCACCTCCGACTGCCGAGCCAGGATGGCGCCGCTGTCGATCGCCGTGCTGCGCACCGGCGAATGGGCCGTGGTACATCGCTGCACCCGCTGTCAGGAACTGGCGCTGCACCCCCTGTGCGGCGACGACAACCAGCTCATCCTGATGCGGATGGCGGTCCGTCCGCTCGCCGAACCACCGTTCCCGCTCGAAGTTTTCGGCGACCTGTAG